One region of Tamandua tetradactyla isolate mTamTet1 chromosome 6, mTamTet1.pri, whole genome shotgun sequence genomic DNA includes:
- the DGKE gene encoding diacylglycerol kinase epsilon isoform X1 has product MEGEKRSAPGPPSAGLFADGHLILWTLCSVLLPVFITFWCSLQRSRRQLHRRDIFRKSKHGWHDTDLFSQPTYCCVCAQHILQGAFCDCCGLRVDEGCLKRADKRFQCKEIMLKSDSRGLDAMPHHWIRGNVPLCSYCVVCKQQCGSQPKLCDYRCIWCQKTVHDECMKNSLKNEKCDFGEFKNLIIPPSYLTYINQMRKDKKTDYEMLASKLGKHWTPLIILANSRSGTNMGEGLLGEFRILLNPVQVFDVTKTPPIKALQLCTLLPYYSARILVCGGDGTVGWVLDAVDEMKIKGQEKYIPQVAVLPLGTGNDLSNTLGWGTGYAGEIPVAQVLRNVMDADGIKLDRWKVQVTNKGYYNLRKPKEFTMNNYFSIGPDALMALNFHAHREKAPSLFSSRILNKAVYLFYGTKDCLVQECKDLNKKVELELDGEQVELPNLEGIIVLNIGYWGGGCRLWEGMGDETYPLARHDDGLLEVVGVYGSFHCAQIQVKLANPFRIGQAHTVRLILKCSMMPMQVDGEPWAQGPCTVTITHKTHALMLYFSGEQTDDDVSSASDQEDIKGME; this is encoded by the exons ATGGAAGGGGAGAAGCGGTCGGCGCCGGGCCCGCCCTCCGCGGGCCTGTTCGCGGACGGGCACCTGATCCTGTGGACGCTGTGCTCGGTGCTGCTGCCGGTATTCATCACCTTCTGGTGTAGCCTCCAGCGGTCGCGTCGGCAGCTGCACCGCAGGGACATCTTCCGCAAGAGCAAGCACGGGTGGCACGACACAGACCTGTTCAGCCAGCCCACCTACTGCTGCGTATGCGCGCAGCACATCCTGCAGGGCGCCTTCTGCGACTGCTGCGGGCTGCGAGTGGATGAGGGCTGCCTCAAGAGGGCCGACAAGCGCTTCCAGTGCAAGGAGATCATGCTCAAGAGCGACAGCCGGGGGCTCGATGCCATGCCGCATCATTGGATCCGGGGCAACGTCCCCCTGTGCAGTTACTGTGTGGTTTGCAAGCAGCAGTGCGGCAGTCAGCCCAAGCTCTGCGATTACAG GTGCATTTGGTGTCAGAAAACAGTACATGATGAGTGCATGAAAAACAGCTTAAAGAATGAAAAGTGTGATTTTGGAGAATTCAAAAACCTCATTATTCCACCAAGTTATTTAACCTACATTAATCAAATGCgtaaagacaaaaaaacagaTTATGAAATG ctAGCTTCTAAGCTTGGAAAGCATTGGACTCCATTAATAATCCTGGCCAACTCTCGTAGTGGAACTAACATGGGAGAAGGCCTGTTGGGAGAATTTAGGATCCTGTTAAATCCAGTCCAG GTTTTTGATGTAACAAAAACTCCCCCTATCAAAGCACTGCAACTTTGTACTCTTCTTCCCTATTATTCAGCTCGAATACTTGTTTGTGGAGGGGACGGAACTGTGGGCTGGGTCTTGGATGCAGTTGATGAAATGAAGATTAAG GgacaagaaaaatatattccacaaGTTGCAGTCTTGCCTCTGGGAACTGGCAATGATCTTTCCAATACATTGGGTTGGGGTACAGGTTATGCTGGAGAAATCCCAGTTGCACAGGTCTTAAGAAATGTTATGGATGCAGATGGAATTAAGCTAGATAG ATGGAAAGTTCAAGTAACAAATAAAGGATACTACAATTTAAGAAAACCCAAG GAGTTCACAATGAACAACTACTTTTCTATTGGACCTGATGCTCTCATGGCTCTCAATTTTCATGCTCATCGTGAGAAGGCACCATCTCTGTTTTCTAGCAGAATTCTTAATAAG GCTGTTTACTTATTCTATGGAACCAAAGATTGTTTAGTGCAAGAAtgtaaagatttaaataaaaaagttgaG CTGGAACTGGATGGTGAGCAAGTAGAACTGCCTAATCTGGAAGGTATTATAGTTCTCAACATTGGCTACTGGGGCGGTGGCTGCAGACTTTGGGAAGGGATGGGAGATGAGACTTACCCTCTAGCCAG GCATGATGATGGTTTATTGGAAGTCGTTGGAGTTTATGGATCTTTCCATTGTGCTCAGATTCAAGTGAAACTGGCAAATCCTTTTCGAATAGGACAAGCACATACAGTACGA CTGATCTTAAAGTGCTCGATGATGCCAATGCAGGTGGATGGTGAGCCGTGGGCTCAAGGACCCTGCACTGTCACCATAACTCACAAGACACACGCACTGATGTTATATTTCTCAGGAGAACAAACCGATGATGACGTCTCGAGTGCTTcagatcaagaagacataaagGGAATGGAGTAG
- the DGKE gene encoding diacylglycerol kinase epsilon isoform X5 yields MEGEKRSAPGPPSAGLFADGHLILWTLCSVLLPVFITFWCSLQRSRRQLHRRDIFRKSKHGWHDTDLFSQPTYCCVCAQHILQGAFCDCCGLRVDEGCLKRADKRFQCKEIMLKSDSRGLDAMPHHWIRGNVPLCSYCVVCKQQCGSQPKLCDYRCIWCQKTVHDECMKNSLKNEKCDFGEFKNLIIPPSYLTYINQMRKDKKTDYEMLASKLGKHWTPLIILANSRSGTNMGEGLLGEFRILLNPVQVFDVTKTPPIKALQLCTLLPYYSARILVCGGDGTVGWVLDAVDEMKIKGQEKYIPQVAVLPLGTGNDLSNTLGWGTGYAGEIPVAQVLRNVMDADGIKLDRWKVQVTNKGYYNLRKPKEFTMNNYFSIGPDALMALNFHAHREKAPSLFSSRILNKAVYLFYGTKDCLVQECKDLNKKVELELDGEQVELPNLEGMMMVYWKSLEFMDLSIVLRFK; encoded by the exons ATGGAAGGGGAGAAGCGGTCGGCGCCGGGCCCGCCCTCCGCGGGCCTGTTCGCGGACGGGCACCTGATCCTGTGGACGCTGTGCTCGGTGCTGCTGCCGGTATTCATCACCTTCTGGTGTAGCCTCCAGCGGTCGCGTCGGCAGCTGCACCGCAGGGACATCTTCCGCAAGAGCAAGCACGGGTGGCACGACACAGACCTGTTCAGCCAGCCCACCTACTGCTGCGTATGCGCGCAGCACATCCTGCAGGGCGCCTTCTGCGACTGCTGCGGGCTGCGAGTGGATGAGGGCTGCCTCAAGAGGGCCGACAAGCGCTTCCAGTGCAAGGAGATCATGCTCAAGAGCGACAGCCGGGGGCTCGATGCCATGCCGCATCATTGGATCCGGGGCAACGTCCCCCTGTGCAGTTACTGTGTGGTTTGCAAGCAGCAGTGCGGCAGTCAGCCCAAGCTCTGCGATTACAG GTGCATTTGGTGTCAGAAAACAGTACATGATGAGTGCATGAAAAACAGCTTAAAGAATGAAAAGTGTGATTTTGGAGAATTCAAAAACCTCATTATTCCACCAAGTTATTTAACCTACATTAATCAAATGCgtaaagacaaaaaaacagaTTATGAAATG ctAGCTTCTAAGCTTGGAAAGCATTGGACTCCATTAATAATCCTGGCCAACTCTCGTAGTGGAACTAACATGGGAGAAGGCCTGTTGGGAGAATTTAGGATCCTGTTAAATCCAGTCCAG GTTTTTGATGTAACAAAAACTCCCCCTATCAAAGCACTGCAACTTTGTACTCTTCTTCCCTATTATTCAGCTCGAATACTTGTTTGTGGAGGGGACGGAACTGTGGGCTGGGTCTTGGATGCAGTTGATGAAATGAAGATTAAG GgacaagaaaaatatattccacaaGTTGCAGTCTTGCCTCTGGGAACTGGCAATGATCTTTCCAATACATTGGGTTGGGGTACAGGTTATGCTGGAGAAATCCCAGTTGCACAGGTCTTAAGAAATGTTATGGATGCAGATGGAATTAAGCTAGATAG ATGGAAAGTTCAAGTAACAAATAAAGGATACTACAATTTAAGAAAACCCAAG GAGTTCACAATGAACAACTACTTTTCTATTGGACCTGATGCTCTCATGGCTCTCAATTTTCATGCTCATCGTGAGAAGGCACCATCTCTGTTTTCTAGCAGAATTCTTAATAAG GCTGTTTACTTATTCTATGGAACCAAAGATTGTTTAGTGCAAGAAtgtaaagatttaaataaaaaagttgaG CTGGAACTGGATGGTGAGCAAGTAGAACTGCCTAATCTGGAAG GCATGATGATGGTTTATTGGAAGTCGTTGGAGTTTATGGATCTTTCCATTGTGCTCAGATTCAAGTGA
- the DGKE gene encoding diacylglycerol kinase epsilon isoform X2, translating into MEGEKRSAPGPPSAGLFADGHLILWTLCSVLLPVFITFWCSLQRSRRQLHRRDIFRKSKHGWHDTDLFSQPTYCCVCAQHILQGAFCDCCGLRVDEGCLKRADKRFQCKEIMLKSDSRGLDAMPHHWIRGNVPLCSYCVVCKQQCGSQPKLCDYRCIWCQKTVHDECMKNSLKNEKCDFGEFKNLIIPPSYLTYINQMRKDKKTDYEMLASKLGKHWTPLIILANSRSGTNMGEGLLGEFRILLNPVQVFDVTKTPPIKALQLCTLLPYYSARILVCGGDGTVGWVLDAVDEMKIKGQEKYIPQVAVLPLGTGNDLSNTLGWGTGYAGEIPVAQVLRNVMDADGIKLDRWKVQVTNKGYYNLRKPKEFTMNNYFSIGPDALMALNFHAHREKAPSLFSSRILNKAVYLFYGTKDCLVQECKDLNKKVELELDGEQVELPNLEGIIVLNIGYWGGGCRLWEGMGDETYPLARHDDGLLEVVGVYGSFHCAQIQVKLANPFRIGQAHTVRDYLLFLKSGIYRLPAGISIIWELHESVDSWAQPCQS; encoded by the exons ATGGAAGGGGAGAAGCGGTCGGCGCCGGGCCCGCCCTCCGCGGGCCTGTTCGCGGACGGGCACCTGATCCTGTGGACGCTGTGCTCGGTGCTGCTGCCGGTATTCATCACCTTCTGGTGTAGCCTCCAGCGGTCGCGTCGGCAGCTGCACCGCAGGGACATCTTCCGCAAGAGCAAGCACGGGTGGCACGACACAGACCTGTTCAGCCAGCCCACCTACTGCTGCGTATGCGCGCAGCACATCCTGCAGGGCGCCTTCTGCGACTGCTGCGGGCTGCGAGTGGATGAGGGCTGCCTCAAGAGGGCCGACAAGCGCTTCCAGTGCAAGGAGATCATGCTCAAGAGCGACAGCCGGGGGCTCGATGCCATGCCGCATCATTGGATCCGGGGCAACGTCCCCCTGTGCAGTTACTGTGTGGTTTGCAAGCAGCAGTGCGGCAGTCAGCCCAAGCTCTGCGATTACAG GTGCATTTGGTGTCAGAAAACAGTACATGATGAGTGCATGAAAAACAGCTTAAAGAATGAAAAGTGTGATTTTGGAGAATTCAAAAACCTCATTATTCCACCAAGTTATTTAACCTACATTAATCAAATGCgtaaagacaaaaaaacagaTTATGAAATG ctAGCTTCTAAGCTTGGAAAGCATTGGACTCCATTAATAATCCTGGCCAACTCTCGTAGTGGAACTAACATGGGAGAAGGCCTGTTGGGAGAATTTAGGATCCTGTTAAATCCAGTCCAG GTTTTTGATGTAACAAAAACTCCCCCTATCAAAGCACTGCAACTTTGTACTCTTCTTCCCTATTATTCAGCTCGAATACTTGTTTGTGGAGGGGACGGAACTGTGGGCTGGGTCTTGGATGCAGTTGATGAAATGAAGATTAAG GgacaagaaaaatatattccacaaGTTGCAGTCTTGCCTCTGGGAACTGGCAATGATCTTTCCAATACATTGGGTTGGGGTACAGGTTATGCTGGAGAAATCCCAGTTGCACAGGTCTTAAGAAATGTTATGGATGCAGATGGAATTAAGCTAGATAG ATGGAAAGTTCAAGTAACAAATAAAGGATACTACAATTTAAGAAAACCCAAG GAGTTCACAATGAACAACTACTTTTCTATTGGACCTGATGCTCTCATGGCTCTCAATTTTCATGCTCATCGTGAGAAGGCACCATCTCTGTTTTCTAGCAGAATTCTTAATAAG GCTGTTTACTTATTCTATGGAACCAAAGATTGTTTAGTGCAAGAAtgtaaagatttaaataaaaaagttgaG CTGGAACTGGATGGTGAGCAAGTAGAACTGCCTAATCTGGAAGGTATTATAGTTCTCAACATTGGCTACTGGGGCGGTGGCTGCAGACTTTGGGAAGGGATGGGAGATGAGACTTACCCTCTAGCCAG GCATGATGATGGTTTATTGGAAGTCGTTGGAGTTTATGGATCTTTCCATTGTGCTCAGATTCAAGTGAAACTGGCAAATCCTTTTCGAATAGGACAAGCACATACAGTACGA GACTATCTCCTGTTTCTCAAAAGTGGGATCTACAGGCTGCCTGCAGGCATCAGCATCatctgggagcttcatgaaagtgTGGACTCTTGGGCCCAACCCTGCCAATCCTGA
- the DGKE gene encoding diacylglycerol kinase epsilon isoform X3, protein MEGEKRSAPGPPSAGLFADGHLILWTLCSVLLPVFITFWCSLQRSRRQLHRRDIFRKSKHGWHDTDLFSQPTYCCVCAQHILQGAFCDCCGLRVDEGCLKRADKRFQCKEIMLKSDSRGLDAMPHHWIRGNVPLCSYCVVCKQQCGSQPKLCDYRCIWCQKTVHDECMKNSLKNEKCDFGEFKNLIIPPSYLTYINQMRKDKKTDYEMLASKLGKHWTPLIILANSRSGTNMGEGLLGEFRILLNPVQVFDVTKTPPIKALQLCTLLPYYSARILVCGGDGTVGWVLDAVDEMKIKGQEKYIPQVAVLPLGTGNDLSNTLGWGTGYAGEIPVAQVLRNVMDADGIKLDRWKVQVTNKGYYNLRKPKEFTMNNYFSIGPDALMALNFHAHREKAPSLFSSRILNKAVYLFYGTKDCLVQECKDLNKKVELELDGEQVELPNLEGIIVLNIGYWGGGCRLWEGMGDETYPLARHDDGLLEVVGVYGSFHCAQIQVKLANPFRIGQAHTVRVGLSPVSQKWDLQAACRHQHHLGAS, encoded by the exons ATGGAAGGGGAGAAGCGGTCGGCGCCGGGCCCGCCCTCCGCGGGCCTGTTCGCGGACGGGCACCTGATCCTGTGGACGCTGTGCTCGGTGCTGCTGCCGGTATTCATCACCTTCTGGTGTAGCCTCCAGCGGTCGCGTCGGCAGCTGCACCGCAGGGACATCTTCCGCAAGAGCAAGCACGGGTGGCACGACACAGACCTGTTCAGCCAGCCCACCTACTGCTGCGTATGCGCGCAGCACATCCTGCAGGGCGCCTTCTGCGACTGCTGCGGGCTGCGAGTGGATGAGGGCTGCCTCAAGAGGGCCGACAAGCGCTTCCAGTGCAAGGAGATCATGCTCAAGAGCGACAGCCGGGGGCTCGATGCCATGCCGCATCATTGGATCCGGGGCAACGTCCCCCTGTGCAGTTACTGTGTGGTTTGCAAGCAGCAGTGCGGCAGTCAGCCCAAGCTCTGCGATTACAG GTGCATTTGGTGTCAGAAAACAGTACATGATGAGTGCATGAAAAACAGCTTAAAGAATGAAAAGTGTGATTTTGGAGAATTCAAAAACCTCATTATTCCACCAAGTTATTTAACCTACATTAATCAAATGCgtaaagacaaaaaaacagaTTATGAAATG ctAGCTTCTAAGCTTGGAAAGCATTGGACTCCATTAATAATCCTGGCCAACTCTCGTAGTGGAACTAACATGGGAGAAGGCCTGTTGGGAGAATTTAGGATCCTGTTAAATCCAGTCCAG GTTTTTGATGTAACAAAAACTCCCCCTATCAAAGCACTGCAACTTTGTACTCTTCTTCCCTATTATTCAGCTCGAATACTTGTTTGTGGAGGGGACGGAACTGTGGGCTGGGTCTTGGATGCAGTTGATGAAATGAAGATTAAG GgacaagaaaaatatattccacaaGTTGCAGTCTTGCCTCTGGGAACTGGCAATGATCTTTCCAATACATTGGGTTGGGGTACAGGTTATGCTGGAGAAATCCCAGTTGCACAGGTCTTAAGAAATGTTATGGATGCAGATGGAATTAAGCTAGATAG ATGGAAAGTTCAAGTAACAAATAAAGGATACTACAATTTAAGAAAACCCAAG GAGTTCACAATGAACAACTACTTTTCTATTGGACCTGATGCTCTCATGGCTCTCAATTTTCATGCTCATCGTGAGAAGGCACCATCTCTGTTTTCTAGCAGAATTCTTAATAAG GCTGTTTACTTATTCTATGGAACCAAAGATTGTTTAGTGCAAGAAtgtaaagatttaaataaaaaagttgaG CTGGAACTGGATGGTGAGCAAGTAGAACTGCCTAATCTGGAAGGTATTATAGTTCTCAACATTGGCTACTGGGGCGGTGGCTGCAGACTTTGGGAAGGGATGGGAGATGAGACTTACCCTCTAGCCAG GCATGATGATGGTTTATTGGAAGTCGTTGGAGTTTATGGATCTTTCCATTGTGCTCAGATTCAAGTGAAACTGGCAAATCCTTTTCGAATAGGACAAGCACATACAGTACGAGTAG GACTATCTCCTGTTTCTCAAAAGTGGGATCTACAGGCTGCCTGCAGGCATCAGCATCatctgggagcttcatga
- the DGKE gene encoding diacylglycerol kinase epsilon isoform X4, with protein sequence MEGEKRSAPGPPSAGLFADGHLILWTLCSVLLPVFITFWCSLQRSRRQLHRRDIFRKSKHGWHDTDLFSQPTYCCVCAQHILQGAFCDCCGLRVDEGCLKRADKRFQCKEIMLKSDSRGLDAMPHHWIRGNVPLCSYCVVCKQQCGSQPKLCDYRCIWCQKTVHDECMKNSLKNEKCDFGEFKNLIIPPSYLTYINQMRKDKKTDYEMLASKLGKHWTPLIILANSRSGTNMGEGLLGEFRILLNPVQVFDVTKTPPIKALQLCTLLPYYSARILVCGGDGTVGWVLDAVDEMKIKGQEKYIPQVAVLPLGTGNDLSNTLGWGTGYAGEIPVAQVLRNVMDADGIKLDRWKVQVTNKGYYNLRKPKEFTMNNYFSIGPDALMALNFHAHREKAPSLFSSRILNKAVYLFYGTKDCLVQECKDLNKKVELELDGEQVELPNLEGIIVLNIGYWGGGCRLWEGMGDETYPLARHDDGLLEVVGVYGSFHCAQIQVKLANPFRIGQAHTVRVADLKVLDDANAGGW encoded by the exons ATGGAAGGGGAGAAGCGGTCGGCGCCGGGCCCGCCCTCCGCGGGCCTGTTCGCGGACGGGCACCTGATCCTGTGGACGCTGTGCTCGGTGCTGCTGCCGGTATTCATCACCTTCTGGTGTAGCCTCCAGCGGTCGCGTCGGCAGCTGCACCGCAGGGACATCTTCCGCAAGAGCAAGCACGGGTGGCACGACACAGACCTGTTCAGCCAGCCCACCTACTGCTGCGTATGCGCGCAGCACATCCTGCAGGGCGCCTTCTGCGACTGCTGCGGGCTGCGAGTGGATGAGGGCTGCCTCAAGAGGGCCGACAAGCGCTTCCAGTGCAAGGAGATCATGCTCAAGAGCGACAGCCGGGGGCTCGATGCCATGCCGCATCATTGGATCCGGGGCAACGTCCCCCTGTGCAGTTACTGTGTGGTTTGCAAGCAGCAGTGCGGCAGTCAGCCCAAGCTCTGCGATTACAG GTGCATTTGGTGTCAGAAAACAGTACATGATGAGTGCATGAAAAACAGCTTAAAGAATGAAAAGTGTGATTTTGGAGAATTCAAAAACCTCATTATTCCACCAAGTTATTTAACCTACATTAATCAAATGCgtaaagacaaaaaaacagaTTATGAAATG ctAGCTTCTAAGCTTGGAAAGCATTGGACTCCATTAATAATCCTGGCCAACTCTCGTAGTGGAACTAACATGGGAGAAGGCCTGTTGGGAGAATTTAGGATCCTGTTAAATCCAGTCCAG GTTTTTGATGTAACAAAAACTCCCCCTATCAAAGCACTGCAACTTTGTACTCTTCTTCCCTATTATTCAGCTCGAATACTTGTTTGTGGAGGGGACGGAACTGTGGGCTGGGTCTTGGATGCAGTTGATGAAATGAAGATTAAG GgacaagaaaaatatattccacaaGTTGCAGTCTTGCCTCTGGGAACTGGCAATGATCTTTCCAATACATTGGGTTGGGGTACAGGTTATGCTGGAGAAATCCCAGTTGCACAGGTCTTAAGAAATGTTATGGATGCAGATGGAATTAAGCTAGATAG ATGGAAAGTTCAAGTAACAAATAAAGGATACTACAATTTAAGAAAACCCAAG GAGTTCACAATGAACAACTACTTTTCTATTGGACCTGATGCTCTCATGGCTCTCAATTTTCATGCTCATCGTGAGAAGGCACCATCTCTGTTTTCTAGCAGAATTCTTAATAAG GCTGTTTACTTATTCTATGGAACCAAAGATTGTTTAGTGCAAGAAtgtaaagatttaaataaaaaagttgaG CTGGAACTGGATGGTGAGCAAGTAGAACTGCCTAATCTGGAAGGTATTATAGTTCTCAACATTGGCTACTGGGGCGGTGGCTGCAGACTTTGGGAAGGGATGGGAGATGAGACTTACCCTCTAGCCAG GCATGATGATGGTTTATTGGAAGTCGTTGGAGTTTATGGATCTTTCCATTGTGCTCAGATTCAAGTGAAACTGGCAAATCCTTTTCGAATAGGACAAGCACATACAGTACGAGTAG CTGATCTTAAAGTGCTCGATGATGCCAATGCAGGTGGATGGTGA